In Magallana gigas chromosome 1, xbMagGiga1.1, whole genome shotgun sequence, the sequence ttcatcaatattcgttgaataccaattttcgtggatttcgttattcagttgatccacgaaattaagtgttcattgaagtgcaatttataataacattatGTATTGAAAAGACCAcaggccacgaatttacgtatccttgaaaccgtgattttcactttatccacgaaaattgatacccttgaatattaatgaaaccacagtatggcataaaaatatttaaaaacaagtaaagttgaaaaataaatgtttctgCTTTCTTTCtttgacgaccggaagtgaaggCGGGCGTTCGGATTTGCGAAGTACACTGCAGCTGAAGAATAACAATCATCACTGAGATTttgacacagagagagagaggagcTAGGCAGTATGATTACTGAATTTAAAATCCAATAATATTCCCCaaaattgactgacattgtctgacattTACTGTACATTAACTTTATCTCATTGTACCTTTCACTGACTACCACTGTACCGCACTATACAGTCTTACTGAAGCCCTGTACCCCCACTGTAAAGCACTGTACAGGgaactgaccagcactgtacccaaTCGTaccattgattttaaacttcaaatctttccaaaaatcttcagtatgattttttctttgatattcacTTTTATTCTATTATATGTATAGCATTAACATTAAGTACATGGAGAAGAATGCAACAAATcgtttaatttaattatttattttttactaatttttatggtttttttaatttaaggatcacaaaataatgatatattcttTGAGACATTTTCCCTAGCTAGaatattaaaaatctaaattttaaatgctgaacttgatatttaaaaaagtgaatacatttcatataattaatatgttaattttgtatattgGCGGTCTTAAGCATAATTAAGACCGtggaacattaactggcaagattgaaaatatacagcttacgtcaatttcacctgttacagtcaaaacatttgaaatgggcgggaacaaattAACACGAACGTCTGAGAAATCAGTGGATTGAAATTGGTGTCATAAGAAACGTATTTTAAATCCACCTCAGTATTTTGAACTTGCAATGTAagttaatataaaaacattttatttcatcgaTAGTAATCATTTTACCTCATCAATGATAATCGGATCCCCATCCGAGAGAGATTATACGCAGAGCAAAGCATATTGTCCGATGACTCGTCAAAGGTCTGAAATCAAGTGGGGGCAATTTTGAAACAGGGTTTATTCCCAGgggaaaaattaattcatattacgtttaaataaactaatattatacattgtacctagatgaaaatttttgctaGGCTAATTTGTACGAATATGCACGTTCATTGTTTATCTAGCTATACTCTTATAAAAAAATACCAGTATCACTTATATCGACATGTTAATGATTTCTGAGGTACGTAAATATCGTAGGAAAGTTTACAATCAAAACAGTGTTGGTAATGGCGGTATAGTGACGCTGTGAGTGGATTTATCGTGCTCTTATCTTTCTGACTCTACGCCTTTTAGCACTAGAGAGTCCataagagagagaaagagagacagaGATGAGTTAAATGAGTTACTCAAAAATCGATTTGGTAAAGACATTCATAATCTTTTTATCTGCTTTTTTattatatcgattatttttcttttttgtctcAAGTTTATCTTTGCCGACCAACACGGTGTGATAAAAATTCTGTTAAGtcggaaaataaaataacatgcATCTTACAAATGTAGCatggttacatgtaattatccccccccccccaccctcgCGTTATGTCTAAACGATCAGTGTTAGGCAATCTGTTAATAAGATaggaaatttataaaatgttgacaCCGATGCTAAATCACTAATTCCGCTTTTTGGCGAAGATGTGCATGTTGGTAgacatttgtaaataattattaacTTTATAAGACtaatatattaaatgattataatcCCGATCGACACTgctgtaatgtttttttttttatcaaaagtgaATAATCAGACTCTTTGTTTTAACAGTGTATTTCCCCGATCGGTGTTTACATCTGTTTATACCGAGGCCCAAACACACATACACGGGCGGTCAATTTTTAAACCGTATCGCAGTCACCCCGTCATCAgggttagagagagagagagagagagagagagagagagagagagagagagagagagagattgattgATTACATAGTGTGTTATAGTGTTCACgaaatcaataaataaagaaCACATGTCAATAaacacatgtttacatgtagaATAACGTGTGAACATTGCTAAATGtcgtgtgcatacagtcattgggatgacggcatttctttgatgtcGGCAAAACTacccagcgaactctaatgcggtcaaACTGCAGGGGTgtttcggcggcatgtctttgatgccggTGATGCAACGAGCGTCCGAATTTAGATAGCTGACGACAAAAAaaagctctatatttgtactgaagaaaaagccgctattatttttatttatgtcaaaaaaaacccggaaaaatcaattaaatccatcattttaaagataaaatcattaatCATAACACAAGTAATAGAGAAAAAAGATTCTGCACTTGATGACTGAACCCGGATCGCCTGGGCGCAAGTCCACCACTATAACGACTGGGCTACTCGGTCCATCGCTTCAGGTATTTGGAGCCCAAAATCTTCAGAAAACGTGGATTgatttttgaagaaatttcatATTCGGAAGTTTtgagagcgtctctatcgaatggaaaattaaaaaaaaatcaagtcaaaaaaattgataagttAAGGTTGTTTTATTCCTACCGCTGACGCCGGAAGTAACGgtggacgttcggatatgcgaagggcactgtGGCCGTTAACTtactatcatctctgaaaatttgaaggtccTATCTTGAacactttttgagaaaaattgtgaacaagcaaaaccttaaaaatctttaatatctcgttACCGGAAGTGATGACAAAAAATTCTCGTTTAATTTTCTTACAAGttattttgtcataaataagatctgagagtttcattaaaatcagctgaagcatttttgagaaaacgtgacgttggaaacggaagaccttaataagaaactgtACGAGAACTATAAGGTcatccgttggaaacggaagaagAAACTGtacaaaaactataaggtctttcattggaaacggaagaccttaattaaaatGTTCTTCATTTAATTGACTAATTATGATTGCATGCTCATTATTACCGaacaatgattattttttataaataatagtcCAATATGACAATATATTTAACGTATTCGTTTGCTAATCTaagtaataaaattatgttCCAGCATACACACATTGTTTATAAAATCTTGCATAAAAATGCATATTAGTAAATGAATTGATTTGTCAATTTATCGAAAGAAAACAGCAGCACTTATAACAATTATGTTGCCTTGTTTTGTTAAATTACAAATGTCATCAACACAGCTTGTGATTTATctaattaacaaaaatgataaaaataatgaatcagacttacctgtcaaaGCGTACTGACGGTCTAGATACCTGTATACAGCCACCTTATTGTTGTAATCTGAACCGACAAAGAGACGGTGAGTATTGAAATCATAACGCAGGCTGTGTGGTGAGAAAACCCCCGATGGTCTTATTAGTAGATTCAACAGGAACTGACCGTTCCTGTTTATTATCTGTACTGTGTTTTCTCTCTCATCACAGatcaggatgtgtgacagcgcgtcagtacagattccacgaGGCCATAGTtctgatcctgatggatgtcctttgtaggagaaacgatgtcttcctccatgctctgtcaccactacagcttTAGAGATActgtcagacaccacgacatcgccgttgttgttctctgttatatagttgAGATCATTATACAGTCCCCTTTCTGAACTGTGTTGTGGAATGGTTTGTGTCAGTTGTCCGTTCTGGTTGTACCGGTTTACCTTTGGTTCATTTACTATATGCATCCCAACCAGTAGATTCTCAGTGAACGGGGACCAGAATACACACTGTGGTAGCCAAGTAGAGTCTGTCATCTCTATAAATATGGTGGTTGATTTGATATCATTTGACAATTTGTTAATGTTACaatctttatttatataaatcaatTCACTTTTAGTGTTCACTGTGTGTGTTCCAAAGATTGAACTAATATACGAATCACCGACACTATGCAGAGTATCACCTTTTGTGTTTGTCAAGAGGAGATCGTTTTCATTACCACTGACCCAGACGCGGTCTGATGTCGCACAGGAAATGTGTAAACAACCATCAACACTTGGCAGTGTGAGATATTGATGGAACACAGCACCAGGCATCATTTTATACAGACGATCATTTGGCAtgcgtcggtttcctctctctgtgatttggattgcattcagtgactccatcaaatcctccttgttgagtgactcagtcataAAAAGCTGGCTGGTGTGAAGTGTAGGATGTACCTGGGGGAGGGCTGTCTTTATGGATGAGAGGAATTTTATTGGTCTGATTTCTCTCTGTTCATATGTGTGTACATATCTCTGTAGGCCGACAATATGTCTGTTCATATCTAACTTCTGTTTTGaacatatatgtttaaaatcaaaatcaaaagtcacATTGTTCAATAGATCACATAGCATTTTATCAATGAGATCTTTAAGAGTATGGGCCTTTGTAAGCATATCTGGTTGATAGAGGGAGAACTCTGTATGACAAGTTTTGACATCAGCTTTGATTTCTGTCAGGAGAACAGGCCTGCAAAAAAGAGCCTCAGTTCTAATGGTGTAAACggttcctctgtgttgttgtttctttgtttcaaaTGCTTCTTTTATATCTATTTGTTTGTGGTATCTATGTTTTCTGCAGTGGTAACAGACAGGGAGTTCACAAGGTACACAGTACTTTATATAAACCTGACTTGGATGTCTCACGCACATTTCTTGTGCTAGGATGTAGTTAGTTTTAGTACACCATGTCTCAATAGTATGGTCTGTTGTTTTGAGATCTAttacatggttctctttacactCGGGACACAGATCACATGAACACGATACACAATAGTACACGGTGTCCCCCGAACACTTGGAACACTGACGTACTCTATATGGGGTGATTACGGTGTCCATAATGTGTTGGGTCCTGTTCTTAAAATCCCAACctgttt encodes:
- the LOC117687893 gene encoding uncharacterized protein; the encoded protein is MDTVITPYRVRQCSKCSGDTVYYCVSCSCDLCPECKENHVIDLKTTDHTIETWCTKTNYILAQEMCVRHPSQVYIKYCVPCELPVCYHCRKHRYHKQIDIKEAFETKKQQHRGTVYTIRTEALFCRPVLLTEIKADVKTCHTEFSLYQPDMLTKAHTLKDLIDKMLCDLLNNVTFDFDFKHICSKQKLDMNRHIVGLQRYVHTYEQREIRPIKFLSSIKTALPQVHPTLHTSQLFMTESLNKEDLMESLNAIQITERGNRRMPNDRLYKMMPGAVFHQYLTLPSVDGCLHISCATSDRVWVSGNENDLLLTNTKGDTLHSVGDSYISSIFGTHTVNTKSELIYINKDCNINKLSNDIKSTTIFIEMTDSTWLPQCVFWSPFTENLLVGMHIVNEPKVNRYNQNGQLTQTIPQHSSERGLYNDLNYITENNNGDVVVSDSISKAVVVTEHGGRHRFSYKGHPSGSELWPRGICTDALSHILICDERENTVQIINRNGQFLLNLLIRPSGVFSPHSLRYDFNTHRLFVGSDYNNKVAVYRYLDRQYALTDLNPATTDEIESLSEIQNTETEISQHRKYAAEFFQSLKVTSVGNFFHISCVTSDHLWVSSRNNIILTNTANELIYFVEDQCCGLYTGLHTVNSESELIYINEDYNINILSNDLDITDTLIERTDFTWEPRCVYWSPSTGDLLVGMYRDQPWTGKVTRFNQSGQLTQTIQNSNTGMELYRQPNYVTENNNGDIVVSDFDAVVVTESGGRHRFTYTGLPSGLGPEGICTDTRSHILVCDSVTKTVHVLDKDGQFLLHLLTELQEIGVPRGLSYDANIHRLWIGISYDKPTTSHGPLTDKPTLFAEPGVDAMSTSTPAIE